From Daucus carota subsp. sativus chromosome 6, DH1 v3.0, whole genome shotgun sequence, the proteins below share one genomic window:
- the LOC135147247 gene encoding uncharacterized protein LOC135147247, protein METRFTRIIDELTQLGKNYTQNEKNRRVLKSLPPSWKVKVTTIKEMHNLNDYHINNLFGNLRAYEEDNVPDKVIPKVEDKKKNMALKSILIDEDENDEELNEELQNLDESEIALLTRQLRRVLQSKAQRYGKGFLKSNNQQRVFNSNGRPNYSQNYTPNNKSNYPTTGYNKGKINQSPNGYNNANNNGTYTPPKPKEQNPEETPNVCFECKQPGHFKRECPKLSKGRILVAENGWDLSEDEETSEATEEVVNLCLMALEDDSSSSDISTSNDEVSSRTKLLHNMHLFNDSSLNLLDMSKSDLIDLLVEMNERNNSVNQHTLSRISELNLKNEEEVSSLCEQNDFLKNENNKYKDVVTKLEIENISLVLNTEELENEKLQLNENTRMLHVDLLNLKIQNESLAQGKSNPVVRKDNDELVHALREKDEIFELETQRLKDEHSKILAQVMDQERILNDKINILSKEKDDLARTIQKFTKGNELLDKMVHSKYLITMKV, encoded by the coding sequence atggaaacaagatttacgcgtataatcgatgaattaactcaactcggaaagaactatACTCAAAACGAAAAGAATCGTCGGGTTCTTAAATCTTtgcctccgagttggaaagttaaagttactacgatcaaagagatgcacaatctcaatgattacCACATCAATAACTTATTCGGGaaccttcgtgcttacgaagaagataatgttccggataaggtcattcctaaagtggaagacaaaaagaaaaatatggcttTGAAGTCCATCTTaatcgatgaagatgaaaacGACGAAGAGTTGAACGAAGAACTCCAAAATCTCGACGAAAGCGAGATAGCTCTTTTAACGAGACAACTCCGTCGTGTACTTCAAAGTAAAGCTCAACGgtatggaaaaggcttccttaaatcgaataatcaacaaagagtttttaactctaatggaaggccaaattactctcaaaattatactcctaacaataagagtaattatccTACCACGGGCTATAACAAGGGCAAAATCAATCAAAGTCCCAATGGTTATAATAATGCCAATAACAATGGTACTTACACTCCTCCTAAgccaaaagaacaaaatccggAGGAAACACCTAATGTGTGTTTTGAGTGTAAGCAACCCGGTCACTTTAAACGGGAATGTCCTAAGCTCTCTAAGGGACGAATTCTCGTGGCCGAAAatggttgggatttaagtgaagatgaagaaactTCGGAAGCTACGGAAGAAGTGGTTAACTTGTGCTTAATGGCTctcgaggatgattcttcatcATCGGACATCTCCACTTCAAATGATGAGGTAAGCTCTCGTACTAAACTTTTACATAATATGCATCTTTTTAATGATTCCTCGTTAAACTTGCTAGATATGAGTAaaagtgatttgattgatttgttgGTTGAAATGAATGAAAGAAATAATAGTGTAAATCAACATACCCTCTCTCGGATTAGTGAGTTAAATCTTAAAAACGAGGAGGAAGTCTCATCTTTATGTGAACAAAACgatttcttgaaaaatgaaaacaacaagTATAAGGATGTTGTTACAAAGCTAGAAATCGAAAATATATCCTTAGTGTTGAACACCGAAGAATTAGAAAACGAGAAGctacaattaaatgaaaatactCGTATGCTTCATGTTGACTTACTaaacttaaaaattcaaaatgagtcATTGGCTCAAGGTAAGTCAAATCCGGTTGTTCGAAAGGATAATGATGAATTGGTTCATGCCTTAAGAGAAAAAGATGAAATATTCGAGTTGGAAActcaaaggcttaaagatgaacaCTCCAAGATCTTAGCTCAAGTTATGGATCAAGAAAGGATTCTTAacgacaaaattaatattttgagcaaagaaaaagatgatcttGCGAGAACAATTCAAAAGTTCACAAAAGGAAATGAGTTGTTAGATAAAATGGTTCATTCAAAATATCTTATAACCATGAAGGTttag